The proteins below are encoded in one region of Candidatus Ozemobacteraceae bacterium:
- a CDS encoding DUF523 domain-containing protein: MPGRIILVSACLLGVASNYKGTFHPAWESHFCRLVPAAKAAGIVFVPVCPEQLGGLPTPRLPSELQGSAESVLAGRTRVLAIDGADVTRPFVAGAEAAGHIARTLTADGAILSERSPSCGVHRVYDGSFGGKPIAGVGLATFVLHRLGIPTVSHQDLVESWNRETDPGCVHLLTRSLNWKSF, translated from the coding sequence GTGCCAGGCCGGATCATCCTCGTCAGCGCCTGCCTTCTTGGCGTAGCGAGCAACTACAAGGGAACATTCCATCCGGCCTGGGAATCCCACTTCTGCAGACTGGTGCCTGCCGCGAAAGCGGCGGGCATCGTTTTTGTTCCGGTCTGTCCCGAGCAGCTCGGCGGACTGCCGACGCCGAGGCTTCCCTCCGAACTCCAGGGAAGCGCCGAATCGGTTCTGGCCGGCCGCACGCGCGTCCTCGCGATCGACGGGGCGGACGTGACGAGACCGTTCGTCGCAGGCGCGGAAGCCGCGGGCCACATTGCCCGGACGCTCACCGCCGACGGGGCTATTCTCTCGGAGCGGAGCCCGTCGTGCGGGGTACATCGGGTGTATGACGGCAGTTTCGGCGGAAAGCCCATCGCCGGAGTCGGGCTGGCGACGTTCGTTCTGCACCGTCTGGGAATTCCGACCGTGTCTCACCAGGATCTCGTTGAATCGTGGAATCGCGAGACGGATCCCGGATGTGTACACTTGCTTACGCGGAGTCTGAACTGGAAAAGCTTTTAA